In Thermoflexus hugenholtzii JAD2, the following proteins share a genomic window:
- a CDS encoding VTT domain-containing protein, whose amino-acid sequence MEARTSTISRRRLWAARVAVVLILVGAVWFTLRYRDRFSEWARFGYPAIFLISALTNATLILPLPGLAVTTLAGGMFNPWIVGVVAGLGQAVGELSGYLAGYSGQTLAEELPRYSQIARWMRRYGPAVIFLLALVPNPLFDVAGIVAGSTRMPLLLFFIPCAMGKILKNWIAAWAGFYGIELLQRWFGG is encoded by the coding sequence GTGGAAGCCCGAACCTCGACGATCTCTCGAAGGCGCCTGTGGGCGGCGCGCGTCGCGGTGGTCCTCATCCTGGTCGGCGCCGTATGGTTCACCCTGCGCTATCGAGATCGCTTCTCCGAATGGGCGCGCTTCGGATACCCGGCCATCTTCCTGATCAGCGCCCTGACCAACGCCACGCTGATCCTACCTCTCCCGGGCCTGGCGGTGACCACCCTGGCGGGCGGGATGTTCAACCCGTGGATCGTGGGGGTGGTGGCCGGGCTGGGGCAGGCGGTAGGCGAGCTCAGCGGCTATCTGGCCGGCTATAGCGGCCAGACCCTGGCGGAGGAGCTCCCCCGCTACTCCCAGATCGCCCGTTGGATGCGCCGCTACGGCCCCGCCGTGATCTTCCTCCTAGCCCTGGTCCCCAACCCCCTCTTCGACGTCGCCGGGATCGTGGCCGGCTCCACCCGCATGCCCCTCCTTCTGTTTTTCATCCCGTGCGCGATGGGAAAGATCCTGAAGAACTGGATCGCCGCCTGGGCAGGCTTTTACGGGATCGAGCTCCTGCAGCGATGGTTCGGCGGATGA